Proteins from one Streptomyces sp. NBC_00390 genomic window:
- the nagA gene encoding N-acetylglucosamine-6-phosphate deacetylase: protein MAARATVTVLAGARVVLPTGTVENGRVVVEGTRIAGSAPADAPVLDLSGHWVVPGFVDLHNHGGGGASFTSGTAEDVLRGVRTHREHGTTTLVASTVTGDMDFLAHRAGFLSELVEQGDLAGIHFEGPFISPCRKGAHSEELLRDPDPADVRKLIDAARGTARMVTLATELPGGIDSVRLLAEHGVIAAIGHTDATYEQTVEAIDAGATVATHLFNAMPALGHRAPGPIAALLEDERITVELINDGTHLHPAALELAFHRAGAGRVAFITDAMDAAGFGDGRYELGPLEVEVRDGVARLVEGGSIAGSTLTLDTAFKRAVTVDRLPVEDVVRAISANPARLLGMYDRVGSLEPGKDADLVVLDAEFTLKGVMRRGHWLHTDGAVVSLGRGR, encoded by the coding sequence ATGGCCGCTCGCGCCACAGTCACCGTTCTCGCCGGCGCCCGGGTGGTCCTGCCGACCGGGACCGTCGAGAACGGACGGGTCGTCGTCGAAGGCACGAGGATCGCCGGATCCGCACCGGCCGACGCCCCCGTCCTCGACCTGTCCGGGCACTGGGTCGTGCCCGGCTTCGTCGACCTCCACAACCACGGCGGCGGCGGCGCCTCCTTCACCTCCGGCACCGCCGAAGACGTGTTGAGGGGCGTCCGCACCCACCGCGAGCACGGCACCACGACCCTCGTCGCCTCCACCGTCACCGGCGACATGGACTTCCTGGCCCACCGGGCCGGCTTCCTGTCCGAACTCGTCGAGCAGGGTGATCTGGCCGGCATCCACTTCGAGGGCCCGTTCATCTCCCCCTGCCGCAAGGGCGCGCACAGCGAGGAACTGCTGCGTGACCCCGACCCGGCCGATGTGCGCAAGCTCATCGACGCGGCCCGCGGTACGGCCAGGATGGTCACGCTCGCCACCGAACTGCCCGGCGGCATCGACTCCGTACGGCTGCTCGCCGAGCACGGCGTGATCGCCGCGATCGGGCACACGGACGCGACGTACGAGCAGACCGTCGAGGCCATCGACGCGGGCGCGACCGTCGCGACCCATCTCTTCAACGCCATGCCCGCCCTCGGGCACCGCGCGCCCGGCCCCATCGCGGCACTGCTGGAGGACGAGCGGATCACCGTCGAGCTGATCAACGACGGCACCCATCTGCACCCCGCCGCGCTCGAACTCGCCTTCCACCGCGCGGGCGCCGGCCGGGTCGCGTTCATCACCGACGCGATGGACGCGGCGGGCTTCGGCGACGGCCGCTACGAACTCGGCCCGCTCGAGGTCGAGGTCAGGGACGGGGTCGCGCGCCTGGTGGAGGGCGGCTCGATCGCAGGGTCCACGCTCACCCTCGACACCGCCTTCAAGCGCGCGGTCACCGTCGACCGCCTCCCGGTCGAGGACGTCGTCCGCGCCATCTCGGCCAACCCGGCAAGGCTCCTGGGCATGTACGACAGGGTGGGGTCGCTGGAGCCGGGCAAGGACGCGGACCTGGTGGTCCTCGACGCGGAGTTCACTCTGAAGGGCGTGATGCGCAGGGGTCACTGGCTCCACACTGACGGGGCCGTGGTGAGCCTGGGCAGGGGCCGTTGA
- a CDS encoding ROK family protein, which translates to MKAALVGADGTLLHEARRATGRDRGADAVVESILGFATDLRAYGTTHLGAAAEAAGVAVPGIVDAEDGIAVYAANLGWRDVPLRALLAERLGGVPVALGHDVRTGGLAEGRIGAGKGTDRFLFVPLGTGIAGAIGIAGAIEAGAHGCAGEIGHIVVRPGGPACGCGQHGCLETVASAAAVTRAWATASGDAEADAADCAKAVASGDARAVRVWRDAVDALADGLVTALTLLDPRTLIIGGGLAEAGETLFTPLRAAVEERVTFQKLPAIVPAALGDTAGCLGAGLLAWDLLATEVSA; encoded by the coding sequence ATGAAGGCCGCCCTCGTCGGGGCGGACGGGACACTGCTGCACGAGGCACGGCGCGCCACCGGGCGCGACCGCGGCGCGGACGCCGTCGTGGAGTCCATCCTCGGATTCGCCACCGATCTGCGCGCCTACGGCACCACCCACCTCGGTGCCGCCGCGGAGGCCGCCGGAGTCGCCGTCCCCGGCATCGTCGACGCCGAGGACGGCATCGCCGTCTACGCGGCGAACCTCGGCTGGCGCGACGTACCGCTGCGCGCCCTGCTCGCGGAGCGGCTCGGCGGAGTACCCGTGGCGCTGGGACACGACGTACGCACCGGCGGGCTCGCCGAGGGCCGTATCGGGGCCGGCAAGGGCACCGACCGCTTCCTGTTCGTACCGCTCGGCACCGGGATCGCCGGCGCCATCGGCATCGCGGGCGCCATCGAGGCCGGCGCGCACGGCTGCGCGGGCGAGATCGGCCACATCGTCGTCCGGCCCGGCGGCCCCGCCTGCGGCTGCGGCCAGCACGGCTGTCTGGAGACCGTCGCCTCGGCCGCCGCGGTCACCCGCGCCTGGGCCACCGCGTCCGGGGACGCGGAAGCAGACGCCGCCGACTGCGCGAAGGCCGTCGCGTCCGGGGACGCGCGGGCCGTACGGGTCTGGCGGGACGCGGTCGACGCGCTCGCCGACGGGCTGGTCACCGCGCTCACCCTGCTGGACCCCCGCACTCTGATCATCGGTGGCGGTCTCGCCGAAGCAGGGGAAACCTTGTTCACACCCCTGCGGGCCGCGGTCGAGGAACGTGTGACGTTCCAGAAGCTGCCCGCCATCGTCCCGGCGGCCCTCGGGGACACCGCCGGATGCCTGGGCGCAGGGCTGCTCGCCTGGGATCTACTCGCCACGGAGGTATCCGCCTGA
- a CDS encoding SIS domain-containing protein, translated as MSRTAAEIATQPACWRRAAEAAAAFEGLPRPGERVAVIGCGTSWHMAIAYAALREAGGLGETDAFASSEFPAGRAYDRVVAITRSGTTTEVLDLLAKLRGTVPTLALTAGPRTPVRDAADAVAVLDWADEESVVQTRFATTALAFLRAGLGELPGVKPLADAAVDAELAITEPLPEAVVAAEQWTFLGRGWTYGLALEAGLKLREAAGAWTESYPAMEYRHGPISITGPNRVAWVFGALPEGLAGDVARTGGTLVARQEADPLADLIRAQRLAVTLAESKGHDPDRPRNLTRSVILSAS; from the coding sequence ATGTCCCGTACTGCAGCCGAGATAGCCACCCAGCCCGCCTGCTGGCGCCGAGCGGCCGAGGCGGCCGCAGCCTTCGAGGGTCTGCCGCGGCCGGGTGAGCGTGTCGCCGTCATCGGCTGCGGGACGTCTTGGCACATGGCAATTGCATATGCAGCACTGCGCGAGGCGGGCGGACTCGGCGAGACCGACGCGTTCGCCTCCTCCGAGTTCCCGGCGGGCCGCGCCTACGACCGGGTGGTCGCGATCACCCGGTCCGGTACGACGACCGAGGTCCTGGACCTGCTGGCGAAGCTGCGGGGCACGGTGCCCACACTCGCGCTGACGGCCGGCCCGAGGACGCCGGTGAGGGACGCGGCGGACGCGGTCGCAGTGCTGGACTGGGCGGACGAGGAGTCGGTCGTCCAGACCAGGTTCGCCACCACGGCGCTGGCGTTCCTGCGGGCCGGCCTCGGCGAGCTGCCGGGTGTCAAGCCGCTGGCCGACGCCGCGGTCGACGCCGAGCTGGCGATCACGGAGCCGCTCCCGGAAGCGGTCGTGGCGGCCGAGCAGTGGACCTTCCTGGGCCGCGGCTGGACATACGGGCTGGCGCTGGAGGCGGGCCTGAAACTGCGCGAGGCGGCGGGCGCATGGACGGAGTCGTACCCCGCGATGGAGTACCGCCACGGCCCGATCTCGATCACCGGCCCGAACCGTGTCGCATGGGTCTTCGGCGCGCTCCCGGAGGGGCTGGCCGGTGATGTCGCCCGGACCGGCGGCACCCTGGTGGCCCGCCAGGAGGCGGACCCGCTGGCGGACCTGATCCGCGCGCAGCGTCTCGCGGTGACGCTGGCGGAGTCGAAGGGCCACGACCCGGACCGCCCGCGCAACCTGACGCGCAGCGTGATCCTTTCGGCCTCCTGA
- a CDS encoding ABC transporter substrate-binding protein, which translates to MTVSLTGCGGGSEGGPGDVTLKLVAADYDVAGGGSSKNYWADLTAAFTAQNPGITVEVQVESWNDVDRKVAEMVKAGHAPDIAQIGAYADYAAADKLYSADQLLTIPVQSNFLGPLVDAGEHKRVQYGLPFVASTRLLFYNKELFAEAGIEEGPRTWDDLRADAQKLKQSTEVKYPFALPLGPEEAQAESMMWLLSGGSDGYTDAAGNYTIDSQQNIETFDWLKTNLVGGKLTGPVPPAKLNRKDAFAAFTRGEVGMLNGHPSLMQAAAKEGIDVGMVPLPGRTGKAKATMGVADWIMGFKQNGHKAEIGKFLDFLFSDKNVLDFAGQNGLLPVTVSASEAMERDPEHKDLRTFLQELPASMLPPVGKTSWAAVSESIKKNVGEAVEPGGSPAAVLGRISLEAKEAELAE; encoded by the coding sequence ATGACGGTCTCGCTCACGGGCTGCGGCGGCGGCTCCGAGGGCGGCCCCGGTGACGTCACCCTCAAACTGGTGGCCGCGGACTACGACGTGGCGGGCGGCGGGAGCAGCAAGAACTACTGGGCCGATCTGACGGCCGCGTTCACCGCGCAGAACCCCGGCATCACGGTCGAGGTCCAGGTCGAGTCCTGGAACGACGTCGACCGCAAGGTCGCCGAGATGGTCAAGGCGGGGCACGCCCCCGACATCGCCCAGATCGGCGCCTACGCCGACTACGCCGCGGCCGACAAGCTCTACTCCGCCGACCAGCTGCTCACCATCCCCGTGCAGTCCAACTTCCTCGGCCCGCTGGTGGACGCCGGCGAGCACAAGCGTGTCCAGTACGGGCTGCCGTTCGTCGCCTCCACCCGCCTGCTCTTCTACAACAAGGAGCTCTTCGCCGAGGCCGGGATCGAGGAGGGCCCCAGGACTTGGGACGACCTCCGCGCCGACGCGCAGAAGCTCAAGCAGAGCACGGAGGTGAAGTACCCCTTCGCGCTGCCGCTCGGGCCGGAGGAGGCCCAGGCCGAGAGCATGATGTGGCTGCTCAGTGGTGGCAGTGACGGTTACACGGACGCCGCGGGCAACTACACGATCGACTCGCAGCAGAACATCGAGACGTTCGATTGGCTGAAGACCAACCTGGTCGGCGGGAAGCTGACGGGGCCGGTGCCGCCCGCGAAGCTCAACCGCAAGGACGCGTTCGCGGCGTTCACGCGGGGCGAGGTCGGCATGCTCAACGGCCACCCGTCCCTGATGCAGGCCGCGGCGAAGGAGGGCATCGACGTCGGCATGGTTCCCCTGCCCGGCCGCACCGGCAAGGCGAAGGCGACGATGGGCGTGGCCGACTGGATCATGGGCTTCAAGCAGAACGGCCACAAGGCCGAGATCGGCAAGTTCCTCGACTTCCTCTTCAGCGACAAGAACGTCCTCGACTTCGCGGGTCAGAACGGCCTGCTGCCGGTGACGGTCTCCGCCTCCGAGGCGATGGAGCGTGACCCCGAGCACAAGGATCTCCGTACGTTCCTCCAGGAACTGCCGGCCTCGATGCTGCCGCCGGTCGGCAAGACGTCGTGGGCCGCGGTCAGCGAGAGCATCAAGAAGAACGTCGGCGAGGCGGTCGAGCCCGGCGGCAGCCCGGCGGCGGTCCTGGGCCGTATAAGCCTCGAGGCGAAGGAAGCAGAACTGGCGGAGTAG
- a CDS encoding DUF3263 domain-containing protein: MTDDQALSERERAVLAMEQRSWSGPGAKERAIREQLGISPVRYYQLLNALLDDERALAHDPVTVNRLRRVRDARRSRR, encoded by the coding sequence ATGACCGACGACCAGGCGCTTTCGGAGCGTGAGCGGGCCGTTCTCGCCATGGAGCAGCGCTCCTGGAGCGGGCCAGGGGCCAAGGAGCGGGCGATAAGGGAGCAGCTCGGCATCTCCCCGGTGCGCTACTACCAGCTCCTCAACGCGCTCCTCGACGACGAGCGCGCGCTGGCGCACGACCCCGTTACCGTCAACCGGCTGCGCCGTGTGAGGGACGCCAGGAGAAGTCGCCGATAG
- the otsB gene encoding trehalose-phosphatase, with amino-acid sequence MGSPYAHPLPTPSTPAGRDGLAALLARPSGAVVALDFDGTLAEIVPDPEQARAHPGAAPAIAALAPRVASVAVITGRPAGVAVRYGGFAGVPGLDHLVVLGHYGAERWDAVSGTVQAPAPHPGVAAARAELPGVLDGAGVWEGTWVEEKGRAVAVHTRRATDPQAAFDALREPLAALAARHGLILEPGRMVLELRPPGMDKGKALSDYVREVNAESVLYAGDDLGDLPAFGAVEKLRSDGVPGLLVCSGSNEVTELADRADLLVPGPAAVVEFLANLAQHLPGPQV; translated from the coding sequence ATGGGCTCCCCGTACGCGCACCCCCTGCCGACGCCGTCCACTCCCGCGGGCCGTGACGGTCTGGCGGCTCTCCTCGCCCGGCCCTCAGGGGCCGTCGTCGCCCTCGACTTCGACGGCACCCTCGCCGAGATCGTGCCCGACCCCGAACAGGCCCGCGCCCACCCCGGCGCCGCCCCCGCGATCGCCGCGCTCGCGCCGCGGGTCGCCTCCGTCGCCGTGATCACCGGCAGACCCGCCGGTGTCGCGGTGCGCTACGGCGGCTTCGCCGGTGTGCCGGGCCTGGACCACCTCGTCGTCCTCGGCCACTACGGCGCCGAGCGCTGGGACGCGGTCAGCGGCACCGTCCAGGCCCCCGCCCCGCACCCGGGTGTCGCAGCCGCCCGCGCCGAACTGCCGGGTGTCCTCGACGGGGCCGGGGTCTGGGAGGGCACCTGGGTCGAGGAGAAGGGCCGTGCCGTCGCGGTCCACACGCGCCGCGCCACCGACCCCCAGGCCGCCTTCGACGCCCTGCGCGAACCGCTCGCGGCGCTCGCTGCCCGCCACGGCCTGATCCTGGAGCCGGGCCGCATGGTCCTGGAGCTGCGCCCGCCCGGCATGGACAAGGGCAAGGCCCTGTCGGACTACGTACGCGAGGTGAACGCCGAGTCCGTGCTGTACGCGGGCGACGACCTGGGTGACCTCCCTGCGTTCGGCGCGGTCGAGAAGCTCCGCTCGGACGGTGTGCCGGGGCTGCTGGTCTGCAGCGGCAGCAACGAGGTGACGGAGCTCGCGGACCGCGCGGACCTGCTGGTGCCGGGGCCGGCGGCGGTGGTGGAGTTCCTGGCGAATCTTGCGCAGCACCTGCCAGGTCCGCAGGTGTGA
- a CDS encoding alpha,alpha-trehalose-phosphate synthase (UDP-forming): MVSEREHAAQILVASNRGPVSYTVNEDGELDARRGGGGLVSGLSAIGSGAQSLWVCAALSDGDREAVRRGVGEPGVLMLDIDAAVHSDAYNGIANSVLWFVHHMLYQTPLEPVFDKEFRRQWAAYEAYNKAFAEALAQRAADGAAVLVQDYHLALVPGMLRELRPDLRIGHFSHTPWAPAEYFRLLPDDIAEQLLRGMLGADRLAFLTRRWADAFAGCCEQVVGGTGTTRTGVHGLGADADFLRERAHRPDVAERMEQLREQIGEGRRTIVRVDRTELSKNIVRGLLAYRELLEEHPEWRERVVHIALAYPSRQDLAVYREYTAEVSRVADEINARYGTDGWTPVVVHVKDDFARSLAAYRMADVALVNPIRDGMNLVAKEVPVVSDHGCALVLSREAGAHAELGDDALSVNPYDVSGTAAALHEALSMPEAERAERTKRLAAAATALPPKQWFLDQLEALRAKDA; the protein is encoded by the coding sequence ATGGTCTCCGAGCGTGAACACGCTGCCCAGATCCTGGTCGCTTCCAACCGCGGCCCGGTCTCGTACACGGTGAACGAGGACGGAGAGCTCGACGCCCGCCGCGGGGGCGGCGGCCTGGTCTCCGGCCTGTCGGCCATCGGATCCGGCGCACAGTCCCTGTGGGTGTGCGCGGCCCTGAGCGACGGCGACCGCGAGGCGGTCCGGCGCGGGGTCGGCGAGCCGGGTGTACTGATGCTCGACATCGACGCGGCCGTCCACTCCGACGCGTACAACGGCATCGCGAATTCGGTGCTGTGGTTCGTGCACCACATGCTGTACCAGACCCCGCTGGAGCCGGTCTTCGACAAGGAGTTCCGGCGGCAGTGGGCTGCGTACGAGGCGTACAACAAGGCGTTCGCCGAGGCGCTGGCGCAGCGGGCCGCCGACGGCGCGGCCGTGCTGGTGCAGGACTACCACCTGGCCCTGGTGCCCGGCATGCTCCGCGAACTCCGCCCCGACCTGCGGATCGGGCACTTCTCGCACACACCATGGGCGCCGGCGGAGTACTTCAGGCTGCTGCCGGACGACATCGCGGAACAGCTGCTGCGCGGGATGCTGGGCGCGGACCGGCTGGCGTTCCTGACCCGGCGGTGGGCGGACGCCTTCGCCGGCTGCTGCGAGCAGGTGGTCGGCGGCACCGGCACCACGCGGACAGGTGTGCACGGACTCGGCGCCGACGCGGACTTCCTGCGTGAGCGCGCGCACCGGCCCGATGTGGCGGAGCGCATGGAACAACTGCGGGAGCAGATCGGCGAGGGCCGCAGGACGATCGTCCGGGTCGACCGGACCGAGCTGTCCAAGAACATCGTGCGGGGGCTCCTGGCCTACCGGGAGCTGCTGGAGGAACACCCCGAGTGGCGGGAGCGGGTCGTGCACATCGCGCTCGCCTACCCCTCGCGCCAGGATCTCGCGGTCTACCGGGAGTACACGGCGGAGGTCTCCCGGGTCGCGGACGAGATCAACGCGCGGTACGGGACGGACGGCTGGACTCCGGTCGTCGTGCACGTCAAGGACGACTTCGCGCGCTCGCTGGCCGCGTACCGGATGGCGGACGTGGCACTGGTCAACCCCATCAGGGACGGGATGAACCTGGTCGCCAAGGAGGTCCCCGTCGTGTCCGACCACGGCTGCGCGCTGGTGCTGTCACGGGAGGCGGGCGCGCACGCGGAGCTCGGCGACGACGCGCTCTCGGTCAACCCGTACGACGTGAGCGGCACTGCGGCCGCGCTGCACGAGGCGCTGAGCATGCCGGAGGCGGAGCGGGCCGAACGCACCAAGCGCCTGGCGGCGGCGGCGACGGCGCTGCCACCGAAGCAGTGGTTCCTCGACCAGTTGGAGGCCCTGCGCGCCAAGGACGCGTAG
- a CDS encoding glucosyl-3-phosphoglycerate synthase, with translation MLDEVERWLSRRSWAAADRTMKQLLAAKARRGTSVSVVLPALDEETTVGDIVTVIRRELMESVPLVDELVVIDSGSSDRTGEVAAAAGARVVHRDTILPRIPAVPGKGEVLWRSLMVTSGDIVCFVDADLRDFSAEFVSGIVGPLLTEGEVQFVKAMYDRPLGGQPGQGGRVTELVARPLLNLHWPQLAGFVQPLGGEYAARRSLLERLPFPVGYGVELGLLVDALHTVGLDALAQVDVGSRKHRHQDGQALGRMAAAIYRTAQLRLSRGHLVRPSLTQFERGETGFEPRTYSVDTEERPPMREIGEYAARRAA, from the coding sequence GTGCTCGATGAGGTGGAGCGCTGGCTGAGCAGGCGTTCCTGGGCAGCCGCCGACCGGACGATGAAACAGCTGCTGGCGGCCAAGGCCAGGCGCGGGACGTCGGTCAGCGTGGTGCTTCCCGCGCTGGACGAGGAGACGACGGTCGGGGACATCGTCACCGTGATCCGGCGCGAGCTGATGGAGAGCGTGCCGCTGGTCGACGAGCTGGTGGTCATCGACTCGGGCTCGAGCGACCGTACGGGTGAAGTGGCCGCGGCGGCCGGGGCACGGGTGGTCCACCGGGACACGATCCTGCCGCGCATACCGGCCGTGCCGGGCAAGGGCGAGGTGCTGTGGCGGTCACTGATGGTGACCAGCGGTGACATCGTCTGCTTCGTCGACGCGGATCTGCGCGACTTCTCCGCGGAGTTCGTCTCCGGGATCGTCGGGCCCCTGCTGACCGAAGGCGAGGTGCAGTTCGTCAAGGCGATGTACGACCGGCCGCTCGGCGGCCAGCCGGGCCAGGGCGGGCGGGTGACCGAACTGGTGGCCCGGCCGTTGCTGAATCTGCACTGGCCGCAGCTGGCCGGCTTCGTCCAGCCGCTGGGCGGCGAGTACGCGGCACGGCGCTCGCTGCTGGAGCGGCTGCCGTTCCCGGTCGGGTACGGGGTGGAGCTGGGACTGCTGGTGGACGCGCTGCACACGGTGGGCCTGGACGCGCTCGCGCAGGTGGACGTCGGTTCGCGCAAGCACCGCCACCAGGACGGGCAGGCGCTGGGCCGGATGGCGGCGGCGATCTACCGTACCGCCCAACTGCGACTTTCCCGCGGACACTTGGTGCGGCCGTCGCTGACGCAGTTCGAGCGGGGCGAGACGGGGTTCGAGCCGCGGACGTACTCCGTGGACACGGAGGAGCGGCCGCCGATGCGTGAGATCGGTGAGTATGCGGCGCGTCGCGCGGCATAA
- the thrC gene encoding threonine synthase — MAVQTVASSTTTPVDLGPAAALSCRECGERFELGPIFACASCFGPLEVAYDLPSGDPEALRKRIEAGPDNIWRYAPLLPVPADVTGKPSLNPGFTQLVKADNLARELGVTGGLYVKDDSGNPTHSFKDRVVAIAVEAARAFGFTTLSCSSTGNLAGAVGAAAARAGFRSCVFIPHDLEQGKVVMAAVYGGELVGIEGNYDDVNRFCSELIGDPLGEGWGFVNVNLRPYYGEGSKTLAYEICEQLGWQLPDQIVIPIASGSQLTKIDKGLQELIKLGLVEDKPYKIFGAQAEGCSPVSTAFKAGHDVVRPQKPNTIAKSLAIGNPADGPYVLDIARRTGGAVEDVDDEQVVDAIKLLARTEGIFAETAGGVTVGVTRKLIEQGLLDPALTTVVLNTGDGLKTLDAVAPTTGPTATIRPSLDAFRDAGLAG, encoded by the coding sequence ATGGCTGTGCAGACCGTTGCAAGCAGCACCACCACCCCTGTGGACCTCGGACCGGCCGCCGCGCTCTCGTGCCGCGAGTGCGGGGAGCGTTTCGAACTCGGCCCCATCTTCGCCTGCGCCTCGTGTTTCGGGCCGCTCGAAGTCGCGTACGACCTGCCGAGCGGCGACCCCGAGGCCCTTCGCAAGCGGATCGAAGCGGGCCCGGACAACATCTGGCGCTACGCCCCGCTGCTGCCCGTCCCCGCCGACGTGACCGGCAAGCCGAGCCTGAACCCCGGTTTCACCCAGCTGGTCAAGGCCGACAACCTCGCCCGTGAACTGGGCGTCACCGGCGGCCTGTACGTCAAGGACGACTCCGGCAACCCGACACACTCCTTCAAGGACCGTGTCGTCGCGATCGCCGTCGAGGCGGCCCGCGCCTTCGGTTTCACCACCCTGTCCTGCTCCTCCACCGGCAACCTCGCCGGCGCCGTCGGCGCCGCCGCGGCCCGGGCCGGCTTCCGCTCCTGCGTGTTCATCCCGCACGACCTGGAGCAGGGCAAGGTCGTCATGGCCGCCGTGTACGGCGGTGAACTGGTCGGCATCGAGGGCAACTACGACGACGTCAACCGCTTCTGCTCCGAGCTCATCGGCGACCCGCTCGGCGAGGGCTGGGGCTTCGTCAACGTCAACCTCCGCCCGTACTACGGCGAGGGCTCCAAGACGCTCGCGTACGAGATCTGCGAGCAGCTCGGCTGGCAGCTGCCCGACCAGATCGTGATCCCGATCGCCTCCGGCTCGCAGCTCACCAAGATCGACAAGGGTCTGCAGGAGCTGATCAAGCTCGGTCTCGTCGAGGACAAGCCGTACAAGATCTTCGGTGCCCAGGCCGAGGGCTGTTCGCCGGTGTCCACCGCCTTCAAGGCCGGCCACGACGTCGTACGCCCGCAGAAGCCGAACACCATCGCCAAGTCGCTCGCGATCGGCAACCCGGCCGACGGCCCGTATGTGCTGGACATCGCCCGCCGCACCGGCGGCGCGGTGGAGGATGTCGACGACGAGCAGGTCGTCGACGCGATCAAGCTGCTGGCGCGGACCGAGGGAATCTTCGCCGAGACGGCGGGAGGCGTGACCGTGGGCGTGACCAGGAAGCTGATCGAGCAGGGCCTGCTCGACCCGGCGCTCACCACCGTCGTGCTCAACACCGGCGACGGTCTCAAGACGCTGGACGCGGTCGCCCCGACCACCGGTCCGACCGCGACGATCCGCCCGAGTCTGGACGCGTTCCGCGACGCCGGCCTGGCCGGCTGA
- a CDS encoding MoaD/ThiS family protein: MSVNVRIPTILRTYTGGKAEVPAEGATLSEVIADLEKNHVGIAARVLDDQGKLRRFVNVYVNDDDVRFEQGLETATPDGAGVSIIPAVAGG; this comes from the coding sequence ATGAGCGTCAACGTCCGCATCCCCACCATCCTCCGCACGTACACGGGCGGCAAGGCCGAGGTCCCGGCCGAGGGCGCGACCCTCTCCGAGGTCATCGCGGACCTGGAGAAGAACCACGTGGGCATCGCCGCCCGGGTCCTGGACGACCAGGGCAAGCTGCGCCGCTTCGTCAATGTGTACGTGAACGACGACGACGTGCGCTTCGAGCAGGGGCTGGAGACGGCGACGCCGGACGGCGCGGGAGTTTCCATCATCCCCGCGGTCGCCGGTGGCTGA
- a CDS encoding cold-shock protein, with amino-acid sequence MAQGTVKWFNAEKGYGFIAVDGGADVFVHYSAIQMDGYRTLEEGQRVEFEISQGQKGPQADMVKLAV; translated from the coding sequence ATGGCTCAGGGCACCGTCAAGTGGTTCAACGCGGAGAAGGGCTACGGCTTCATCGCGGTCGACGGTGGTGCGGATGTTTTCGTCCACTACAGCGCGATCCAGATGGATGGGTACCGCACCCTTGAAGAGGGTCAGCGAGTTGAGTTCGAGATCTCGCAGGGCCAGAAGGGTCCGCAGGCGGACATGGTCAAGCTGGCCGTCTGA